Proteins encoded together in one Pseudomonas sp. TCU-HL1 window:
- a CDS encoding ATP-binding protein: MDSSPLDLASALVEHIEVGVIILDQELRILHWNTFVSQRSGKALAPALQQPLVSVFPEADTPRLEMMVAKARDQGLHAYTHWREDPYLIQLPYGAGGQVTPLRLQSTLLFPFDCGTVRCFGLLLYDTTEFARSNEQLAAALNALGSKQREQEQLIYKLEKANAQLLQSEKLAAIGQLAAGVAHEINNPIGYVFSNLKTLSGYVNDLLRIVDAVDGVGSLEELQQLKRSLEYDYIRNDVEALIHESEDGIERVKKIIAALKDFSHIEEEEFRAADLHKGFDSTLNLVNNELKYKAEVVREYGDLPPVECIPSQINQVVMNLMINAAHAIESFGRITLRSGHQGDWVWLEVEDNGKGIDPAILNRIYEPFFTTKPVGKGTGLGLALSYNIVQKHNGRIEVVSHPGQGTRFRVWLPRHQPGEVPT; this comes from the coding sequence ATGGATAGCAGCCCTTTGGACCTTGCAAGTGCCCTGGTAGAACACATCGAGGTGGGCGTCATCATCCTCGACCAGGAGCTGCGCATCCTTCACTGGAACACCTTCGTCAGCCAGCGCAGCGGCAAGGCACTGGCTCCGGCGCTGCAACAACCTTTGGTCAGCGTCTTTCCGGAAGCCGACACCCCGCGCCTTGAAATGATGGTCGCCAAGGCCCGCGACCAGGGCCTGCATGCCTACACCCACTGGCGCGAAGACCCCTACCTGATCCAGCTCCCCTACGGCGCCGGGGGCCAGGTCACGCCGCTGCGGCTGCAGAGCACCCTGCTCTTCCCCTTCGACTGCGGCACCGTGCGCTGCTTTGGCCTGCTGCTCTACGACACCACCGAGTTCGCCCGTTCCAACGAACAGCTCGCCGCCGCCCTGAACGCCCTGGGCAGCAAGCAACGGGAGCAGGAGCAACTGATCTACAAGTTGGAGAAGGCCAATGCCCAGCTGTTGCAGTCGGAGAAACTCGCCGCCATTGGCCAGTTGGCCGCTGGCGTGGCCCACGAGATCAACAACCCCATCGGCTACGTCTTCTCCAACCTCAAGACCCTCAGCGGCTACGTCAACGACCTGCTGCGCATCGTCGATGCGGTGGACGGCGTCGGCAGCCTGGAGGAGCTGCAGCAGCTCAAACGCAGCCTGGAATACGACTACATCCGCAACGACGTCGAGGCCCTGATCCACGAGTCCGAGGACGGCATCGAGCGGGTGAAGAAAATCATCGCCGCCCTCAAGGACTTCTCCCACATCGAGGAAGAGGAATTCCGCGCCGCCGACCTGCACAAAGGCTTCGACAGCACCCTCAACCTGGTCAACAACGAGCTCAAGTACAAGGCCGAGGTGGTGCGCGAGTATGGCGACCTGCCGCCGGTGGAATGCATCCCCTCGCAGATCAACCAGGTGGTGATGAACCTCATGATCAACGCCGCTCACGCCATTGAAAGCTTCGGCCGCATTACCCTGCGCAGCGGCCACCAGGGCGACTGGGTCTGGCTGGAGGTCGAAGACAACGGCAAGGGCATCGACCCGGCCATCCTCAACCGCATCTACGAACCCTTCTTCACCACCAAGCCCGTGGGCAAGGGCACCGGCCTCGGCCTCGCGCTCTCCTACAACATCGTGCAGAAACACAACGGACGCATCGAAGTCGTCAGCCACCCCGGCCAGGGCACCCGCTTCCGCGTCTGGCTGCCCCGGCACCAGCCCGGCGAGGTGCCGACATGA
- a CDS encoding PAAR domain-containing protein: MKRYHITLGASTTAGGSVITASAHGSINDKAIALEGDTVACPACGSIGVIQCVGPRLDEEWNGKKVALENDLCLCQCSPPPRLIANQSLRCQVLGSGGGGAAMSTFTAPRAQPATPPPPPRQSLRQDAAGRFAALEEEEEEEEEEELEPGLTLRIARFFDGTGNNQANSALTAQCRRDDRQHFEESDLSSIIAYCARYGYRDPDADGLFRTTPSDSYGNAPSNVAYLSQLYPDNATIRLEPDAKTGYVPVYLEGIGTTSGGTDSLHSQITGLGETGILQRVVESPDTIAEQMGAFLKTNPGTTIRRLEFDIFGFSRGAAAARHFVNEVLKPNGGLLANTLRAGQFGLAAGFDWRRDVRIHFIGLFDTVAAVAAPPARRLEPGQCRQPRHQPLPAARLRAQGGAVDRPRRTALELRPQQRRPTPSGNRLARRPLRYRRRLPAADGGAPAAHRPPRRHHRSRPAAGAHLRLAGSQWRNRPAAPARPARRGRAQGQRLVAPERQPRPRECRHPAGPGGRHPAPPGARRTLPHRPARHA; the protein is encoded by the coding sequence ATGAAGCGCTACCACATCACCCTGGGCGCCAGCACCACCGCCGGCGGCAGCGTCATTACCGCCAGTGCTCACGGCAGCATCAACGACAAGGCCATCGCCCTGGAAGGCGACACCGTCGCCTGCCCCGCGTGCGGCAGCATCGGGGTCATCCAGTGCGTCGGCCCACGCCTTGACGAGGAGTGGAACGGCAAGAAGGTCGCCCTCGAAAACGACCTGTGCCTCTGCCAGTGCAGCCCACCGCCCCGATTGATCGCCAACCAGTCATTGCGCTGCCAGGTACTGGGTAGCGGTGGTGGCGGCGCTGCCATGTCGACCTTCACCGCCCCCCGCGCGCAGCCGGCCACTCCGCCTCCGCCACCCCGCCAATCCCTGCGCCAGGATGCCGCCGGGCGCTTCGCCGCGCTGGAAGAGGAGGAAGAAGAGGAAGAAGAGGAAGAACTGGAGCCAGGCCTGACCCTGCGCATCGCCCGTTTCTTCGACGGCACCGGCAACAACCAGGCCAACTCGGCGCTCACCGCACAGTGCCGCCGCGACGACCGCCAGCATTTCGAGGAAAGCGACCTGAGTTCCATCATCGCCTACTGCGCCCGCTACGGTTACCGCGACCCGGACGCGGACGGCTTGTTCCGCACCACGCCCAGTGACAGCTACGGCAATGCGCCGAGCAATGTGGCGTATCTGTCGCAGCTCTACCCGGATAACGCGACCATTCGCCTGGAGCCTGACGCCAAGACTGGCTACGTGCCGGTCTACCTCGAAGGCATCGGCACCACCAGCGGCGGAACGGACTCCCTGCACAGCCAAATTACCGGGCTGGGCGAGACCGGCATCCTGCAGCGGGTGGTAGAGAGCCCGGATACTATCGCCGAACAGATGGGCGCCTTCCTTAAAACCAACCCGGGCACCACGATCCGCCGCCTGGAGTTCGATATCTTCGGCTTCAGCCGTGGCGCGGCGGCGGCCCGGCATTTCGTCAACGAAGTGCTCAAGCCCAACGGCGGCCTGCTGGCCAACACGCTGCGCGCCGGGCAGTTCGGCCTGGCCGCCGGCTTCGACTGGCGGCGCGATGTGCGCATCCACTTCATCGGCCTGTTCGACACCGTGGCCGCCGTCGCCGCCCCCCCTGCGCGGCGACTGGAGCCCGGCCAATGCCGACAACCCCGGCATCAACCTCTACCTGCCGCCCGGCTGCGCGCGCAAGGTGGTGCAGTTGACCGCCCGCGACGAACAGCGCTGGAACTTCGCCCTCAACAGCGTCGCCCCACACCATCAGGAAATCGCCTTGCCCGGCGCCCACTCCGATATCGGCGGCGGCTACCCGCCGCGGATGGAGGAGCACCTGCTGCTCACCGCCCCCCGCGCCGCCACCATAGGTCCCGGCCAGCCGCTGGAGCGCACTTACGCCTGGCAGGAAGCCAATGGCGAAATCGCCCTGCTGCGCCAGCGCGGCCTGCCCGGCGAGGGCGAGCTCAAGGTCAGCGCCTGGTCGCGCCTGAGCGCCAACCCCGGCCACGAGAATGCCGGCATCCAGCAGGCCCTGGTGGGCGTCACCCTGCGCCGCCGGGTGCGCGGCGAACTCTCCCGCATCGCCCTGCGCGCCATGCGTGA
- a CDS encoding DUF2931 family protein has product MKRLLLALAILTLAGCAAGQGRTRLPYDYWYVGIGAPRYMEVWVESVDVIDRRGLAYFRIRGGVPAYTNKPVGWHQGGGGMKQVPGVDLPETLFVRWQSLVEPQTYRLRIDIPQWVRDEMVKPQRAFCRADGKWIDNLYRYDISIGMAPGGIAKAWVGGPCLSDLEIGRYQAKVDPRGPSEGKTNGQYAWPSLEPESAAYIKEHGIPYGSW; this is encoded by the coding sequence ATGAAACGCCTGCTGCTCGCCTTGGCGATCCTCACCCTGGCCGGCTGCGCCGCCGGCCAGGGCCGCACCCGGCTGCCCTACGACTACTGGTATGTCGGGATAGGCGCCCCCCGTTACATGGAAGTCTGGGTGGAAAGCGTGGATGTCATCGACCGCCGGGGGCTGGCGTATTTTCGTATCCGGGGCGGTGTGCCGGCCTACACCAACAAGCCGGTGGGCTGGCACCAGGGAGGTGGGGGGATGAAGCAGGTGCCGGGCGTCGATCTGCCGGAAACCCTCTTCGTGCGCTGGCAATCCCTGGTGGAGCCGCAGACCTATCGGTTGCGCATCGATATCCCGCAGTGGGTGCGCGACGAGATGGTCAAGCCGCAGCGGGCCTTTTGCAGGGCCGATGGCAAGTGGATCGACAACCTCTACCGCTACGACATCTCCATCGGTATGGCCCCCGGCGGCATCGCCAAGGCCTGGGTCGGCGGCCCCTGCCTGTCGGATCTGGAGATCGGTCGCTACCAGGCCAAGGTCGATCCGCGCGGGCCATCGGAGGGAAAAACCAACGGGCAATATGCGTGGCCCTCGCTGGAGCCGGAATCAGCAGCCTATATCAAGGAGCACGGCATTCCCTATGGCTCCTGGTAA
- a CDS encoding DUF2931 family protein has translation MKRLLLALATLLVAGCASGYGQPDLPYKRWRVGIGAPRFMEVWVESVDVIDRRGLAYFRIHGGVVAYNDKTPGWYNGGGKMMPVSNVDLPETLFVRWQSLVEPQTYRLRIDIPQWVRDEMVKPQRAYCHGWGKWMDNQYRYDISIGMAPGGIVKAWVGGPCLSNLEIGRYQAKVDPRGPYEGQSGGKYYYLSDEAKAYVQQHGVPYDSW, from the coding sequence ATGAAGCGTCTGCTGCTCGCCCTCGCCACCCTCCTGGTGGCCGGCTGCGCCAGTGGCTATGGGCAACCCGATCTGCCCTATAAACGCTGGCGCGTCGGTATAGGCGCGCCGCGTTTCATGGAGGTCTGGGTGGAAAGCGTGGATGTCATCGATCGTCGCGGCCTGGCCTACTTCCGTATCCATGGCGGCGTGGTGGCCTACAACGACAAGACGCCCGGTTGGTACAACGGCGGGGGGAAGATGATGCCCGTCAGCAACGTCGACCTGCCGGAAACCCTCTTCGTGCGCTGGCAATCCCTGGTGGAGCCGCAGACCTACCGGTTGCGCATCGATATCCCACAATGGGTGCGCGACGAGATGGTCAAGCCGCAACGGGCGTACTGCCACGGATGGGGGAAATGGATGGACAACCAATACCGCTACGACATCTCCATCGGTATGGCCCCCGGCGGCATCGTCAAGGCCTGGGTCGGCGGCCCCTGCCTGTCGAATCTGGAGATCGGTCGCTACCAGGCCAAGGTCGATCCGCGCGGGCCCTACGAGGGGCAATCCGGCGGGAAGTACTACTACCTGTCAGACGAGGCCAAGGCGTATGTCCAACAGCATGGCGTCCCCTATGACTCCTGGTAA
- the fnr gene encoding fumarate/nitrate reduction transcriptional regulator Fnr, with protein sequence MSEIIKVRNVPQAHCKDCSLAALCLPLSLNMEDMDALDEIVKRGRPLKKGELLFRQGDAFGSVFAVRSGALKTFTVTDTGEEQITGFHLPSELVGLSGMDTELYPVSAQALETTSVCEIPFEHLDELSVQLPQLRRQLMRVMSREIRDDQQMMLLLSKKTADERIATFLVNLSARFRARGFSANQFRLAMSRNEIGNYLGLAVETVSRVFTRFQQANLIAAEGKEVHILDPIELCAMAGGSIES encoded by the coding sequence ATGTCCGAAATCATCAAGGTGCGCAACGTACCCCAGGCCCACTGCAAGGACTGCAGCCTGGCCGCCCTTTGCCTGCCCCTGTCCCTGAACATGGAGGACATGGATGCGTTAGACGAGATCGTCAAACGCGGTCGTCCACTGAAGAAGGGCGAGCTCCTGTTCCGGCAGGGTGATGCTTTCGGCTCCGTCTTCGCGGTGCGCTCTGGCGCCCTCAAGACCTTCACGGTCACCGACACCGGCGAAGAACAGATCACGGGCTTCCACCTCCCCAGCGAGCTGGTGGGCTTGTCTGGCATGGATACCGAGCTTTATCCGGTTTCCGCCCAGGCCCTGGAAACCACCTCGGTCTGCGAAATTCCCTTTGAGCACCTGGACGAGCTTTCGGTCCAGCTACCGCAGCTGCGCCGCCAGTTGATGCGCGTGATGAGCCGGGAAATCCGCGACGATCAGCAGATGATGCTGCTGCTCTCGAAAAAGACCGCAGACGAACGCATCGCCACATTCCTGGTCAACCTCTCGGCGCGCTTCCGCGCCCGTGGCTTCTCCGCCAACCAGTTCCGCCTGGCCATGTCGCGCAACGAAATCGGCAACTACCTGGGCCTTGCGGTGGAGACGGTTTCCCGCGTGTTCACCCGCTTCCAGCAAGCCAACCTGATCGCCGCCGAAGGCAAGGAAGTGCATATCCTCGACCCCATCGAACTCTGCGCCATGGCCGGCGGGAGCATCGAGAGCTGA
- a CDS encoding HD domain-containing phosphohydrolase, which produces MNDAQRRPTLLLVDDEEHILNALRRVLRGEPYDVLTASSGNEALALLAASDVDLVVSDARMPGLDGPSLLAEVQRRWPEALRILLTGATDLDTSIRAINQGQIYRYLGKPWNDDELRFTLRQALAHQHAEREHQRLERLTLEQNRRLQELNASLEQRVLDRTAELQQTADMLDLAYEELRHSYVTATEVFSSLLAQRLPGDKQGNAQVIALVRAFAVEHQLPETDRRDLAMAAALYNLGKLTWDDHLLNRPSDLLHREERERYCRYPAQGESLLMALEPLHDAGRLIRHHQERWNGTGFPDHLHGEEIPFGARLLKLAVDFVELQCGLILQRPLPREDALQFLARYAGRLYDPELCQQFIDLCTRHAPDLLEADPSILAVDTRRLEPGMILARNLQADSGMLLLNAGKQLSRALIDKLTAFETSEGARYTLHVRQPAAGTDLAKEQPR; this is translated from the coding sequence ATGAACGATGCCCAGCGCCGCCCCACCCTGCTGCTGGTGGATGACGAAGAACACATCCTCAACGCCCTGCGGCGCGTCCTTCGGGGCGAGCCCTACGACGTGCTGACGGCCAGCAGCGGCAACGAAGCCCTTGCACTGCTGGCCGCCAGCGACGTTGACCTGGTGGTCTCCGACGCGCGCATGCCCGGTCTCGACGGCCCCAGCCTGCTGGCCGAAGTGCAGCGGCGCTGGCCGGAGGCCCTGCGCATCCTGCTCACCGGCGCCACCGATCTCGACACCAGCATCCGTGCCATCAACCAGGGGCAGATTTACCGTTACCTCGGCAAACCCTGGAACGATGACGAGCTGCGCTTCACCCTGCGCCAGGCCCTGGCCCACCAACACGCCGAACGCGAGCACCAGCGCCTGGAGCGACTCACCCTGGAACAGAACCGGCGCCTGCAGGAGCTCAACGCCAGCCTGGAACAACGGGTACTCGACCGCACCGCCGAACTGCAGCAAACCGCCGACATGCTCGATCTGGCCTATGAGGAGCTGCGCCACAGCTACGTAACCGCCACCGAAGTCTTCTCATCCCTGCTCGCCCAGCGCCTGCCCGGGGACAAGCAGGGTAACGCCCAGGTCATTGCCCTGGTTCGCGCCTTTGCCGTCGAACACCAGCTGCCGGAAACGGACCGCCGCGACCTCGCCATGGCCGCGGCGCTCTACAATCTCGGCAAACTCACCTGGGACGACCACCTGCTCAACCGTCCCAGCGACCTGCTGCACCGCGAAGAGCGCGAACGCTACTGCCGCTACCCGGCGCAAGGCGAAAGCCTGCTGATGGCGCTGGAACCGCTGCACGATGCCGGACGGCTGATCCGCCATCACCAGGAACGCTGGAACGGCACCGGCTTCCCCGACCATCTCCACGGAGAAGAAATCCCCTTTGGCGCCCGGCTGCTCAAACTGGCGGTGGACTTCGTCGAGCTGCAATGCGGCCTGATCCTGCAACGCCCCCTGCCACGCGAAGACGCCCTGCAGTTTCTCGCCCGATACGCCGGACGCCTCTACGACCCGGAACTCTGCCAGCAATTCATCGACCTCTGCACCCGGCACGCCCCGGACCTGCTGGAGGCCGACCCCAGCATCCTGGCGGTCGATACCCGGCGCCTGGAGCCCGGCATGATCCTGGCGCGCAACCTCCAGGCCGATAGCGGCATGCTCCTGCTCAATGCCGGCAAGCAACTCAGCCGCGCCCTGATCGACAAGCTCACCGCCTTTGAGACCAGCGAAGGTGCGCGCTACACCCTTCACGTTCGCCAACCCGCAGCAGGGACGGACCTGGCCAAGGAGCAGCCCCGATGA
- a CDS encoding DUF6901 family protein → MGLEPRAEAQVRYEFRFPDGRLWEHEVELAPSGGCTDNGPEWARLDFQQCSHCPLTTADARDCPFARALVRPVAVLAHSPSYEEVLVTVYGRGREIRQQTTLQRALGSLLGLLGATSGCPHTRMLRAMAWFHWPFSTSAETLYRSLGTYLLGQHLRRQRGQEADWEMDGLRELYRNLRLVNMGMAGRLRAAAEEDSSLNGLVLLDLLAADTLYSLDSYEGELDGFFAEYFEE, encoded by the coding sequence ATGGGACTGGAGCCAAGGGCTGAAGCACAGGTTCGCTACGAGTTCCGTTTTCCTGATGGCCGCCTTTGGGAGCATGAGGTGGAACTGGCGCCGTCGGGTGGCTGTACGGATAACGGGCCGGAGTGGGCCCGGCTGGACTTTCAGCAGTGCAGCCACTGTCCGCTGACGACGGCGGACGCGCGGGATTGCCCCTTCGCCCGCGCACTGGTGCGCCCGGTGGCGGTGCTGGCGCATTCACCGTCCTACGAGGAAGTGCTGGTCACCGTGTACGGGCGTGGCCGGGAAATCCGCCAGCAGACGACGCTGCAACGAGCCCTGGGCTCATTGCTCGGGCTGCTCGGGGCTACTAGCGGTTGTCCCCACACACGGATGCTGCGGGCCATGGCCTGGTTTCACTGGCCATTCAGTACGTCGGCTGAAACCCTCTACCGTTCCCTGGGAACCTATTTGCTGGGTCAGCACCTGCGACGGCAGCGCGGGCAGGAAGCGGATTGGGAGATGGATGGCCTGCGCGAGCTCTACCGCAACTTGCGTCTGGTCAACATGGGCATGGCCGGTCGCCTGCGGGCTGCCGCCGAAGAGGATTCCAGTCTCAACGGCCTGGTCCTGCTGGACCTGTTGGCGGCGGACACCCTGTATTCGCTGGACAGCTACGAGGGTGAGCTGGATGGGTTCTTTGCGGAGTATTTCGAGGAATGA
- a CDS encoding metal-dependent hydrolase — protein MTASASAPLPKANFPVRRMDFSFASTQKYWWSGDPFMTHFMNNLSSLFPYGEKFFVDSVRAVRDQVSDPQLQKDISAFIGQEAMHSKEHATYNDYAAEHGIDLERLELRIKVLLEWVTRFTTKKQRLAATCALEHFTATMAEQLLRREDINTQMDDPKMYTLWMWHAIEENEHKAVCYDAYNAVGGGYFIRTATMFLTSFLFFGVIMTFQVHLMRKDGQLFNWRSWAHGLKTLFGPRNGYFPKMIKPYLDYYRPGFHPFDHETKALEKRWKERLGFNG, from the coding sequence ATGACAGCCAGCGCCAGCGCCCCCCTGCCCAAGGCCAACTTCCCCGTTCGCCGCATGGACTTCAGCTTCGCGTCAACCCAGAAGTACTGGTGGAGCGGCGATCCTTTCATGACCCACTTCATGAACAACCTGTCGTCGCTCTTCCCATATGGCGAGAAGTTCTTCGTCGACAGTGTGCGTGCCGTACGCGACCAGGTCAGCGATCCGCAGTTGCAGAAGGATATCAGCGCCTTCATCGGCCAGGAGGCTATGCACTCCAAGGAACACGCCACCTACAACGACTATGCTGCCGAGCACGGCATCGACCTGGAACGCCTGGAGCTGCGCATCAAAGTGCTGCTGGAGTGGGTCACCCGCTTCACCACGAAGAAGCAGCGCCTGGCCGCCACCTGCGCCCTGGAGCACTTCACCGCCACCATGGCCGAGCAATTGCTGCGCCGCGAAGACATCAACACCCAGATGGACGACCCCAAGATGTACACGCTGTGGATGTGGCACGCCATCGAGGAGAACGAGCACAAGGCGGTCTGCTACGACGCCTACAACGCGGTAGGCGGCGGTTACTTCATCCGCACCGCCACCATGTTCCTCACCTCCTTCCTGTTCTTCGGCGTGATCATGACCTTCCAGGTCCACCTGATGCGCAAGGACGGCCAACTGTTCAACTGGCGCAGCTGGGCGCACGGCCTCAAGACCCTGTTCGGCCCGCGCAATGGCTACTTCCCGAAGATGATCAAGCCGTACCTGGACTACTACCGCCCCGGCTTCCACCCCTTCGACCACGAGACCAAGGCACTGGAGAAGCGCTGGAAGGAGCGCCTGGGGTTCAACGGCTGA
- a CDS encoding response regulator, translating into MIKIQLVDDDPHILSALQRLLRPQGWALHLFDTPEAALAALAEHRYAAIVCDLNMPQLNGLTYLQFARQRQPDALRMLLSAHGDRATLMQAINRAEVYRFLSKPWENFEIESALQAAVDLFQLRDENRRLLEQVRGQQDTLDRQRRELLRLETKHPGLTRVRRDTDGAVLLEGYDVDD; encoded by the coding sequence ATGATCAAGATCCAGTTGGTCGACGACGACCCCCACATCCTCAGTGCCCTGCAACGCCTGCTGCGGCCACAGGGTTGGGCCCTACACCTGTTCGACACCCCCGAGGCGGCGCTGGCGGCCCTGGCCGAGCACCGGTACGCCGCCATCGTCTGCGACCTCAACATGCCGCAGCTGAACGGTCTGACCTACCTGCAGTTCGCTCGCCAGCGCCAGCCCGATGCCCTGCGCATGTTGCTCAGCGCCCACGGCGACCGCGCCACGCTGATGCAGGCGATCAACCGCGCCGAGGTCTATCGCTTCCTGTCCAAACCCTGGGAGAACTTCGAGATCGAAAGCGCCCTGCAGGCCGCCGTCGACCTCTTCCAGCTACGCGACGAGAACCGCCGCCTGCTGGAACAGGTACGCGGCCAGCAGGACACCCTCGACCGCCAGCGCCGCGAACTGCTGCGCCTGGAGACCAAGCACCCGGGGCTGACCCGCGTACGCCGCGACACCGACGGCGCGGTGTTGCTGGAAGGCTATGACGTGGATGACTGA
- a CDS encoding adenine phosphoribosyltransferase: MTFDDFSIKSLIRPVPDFPKPGVVFRDITPLFQSPRALRLVADSFIQRYVEAEFSHIGAMDARGFLIGSIIAYELNKPLVLFRKQGKLPADVLSEPYQTEYGEDFLEVHSDSLCDGDKVLIFDDLIATGGTLLAAARLVRRMGASVYEAAAIIDLPELGGSERLGDAGIPTFALTAFALDER; encoded by the coding sequence ATGACCTTCGACGATTTCTCCATCAAATCCCTGATCCGCCCTGTCCCCGACTTTCCCAAGCCCGGCGTGGTCTTCCGCGATATCACGCCCCTGTTCCAGTCGCCCCGCGCCCTGCGCCTGGTGGCCGACAGTTTCATCCAGCGCTACGTCGAAGCCGAGTTCAGCCACATCGGTGCCATGGATGCGCGAGGCTTCCTGATCGGTTCGATCATCGCCTACGAACTCAACAAGCCCCTGGTGCTCTTCCGCAAGCAGGGCAAGCTGCCGGCCGACGTGCTCTCCGAGCCCTACCAGACCGAGTACGGCGAAGACTTCCTCGAAGTTCACAGTGACAGCCTGTGCGATGGCGACAAGGTGCTGATCTTCGATGACCTGATCGCCACCGGCGGCACCTTGTTGGCCGCAGCCCGCCTGGTTCGGCGCATGGGCGCCAGCGTGTACGAAGCCGCCGCCATCATCGACCTGCCGGAACTGGGAGGCTCCGAGCGTCTGGGCGACGCCGGCATCCCCACCTTCGCCCTCACCGCCTTCGCACTCGACGAACGTTGA